The genomic stretch ttttaatatatataacaacAATATGTAGAGGAATCATCCTAATATTTCCCTATCCTTAAGGTTGGATTGGAATGTACGGTAAAAGATCTAGGTTAAAAAgacaagaaaaatattgatactGAAAAATACTTGTAAAAAATGATGAGAAATTATAGTACTCTACCAACTCATGCATTAAAGATGGCTTTGAAGCCAAACCCTGCAAAAGCAGAACAATATCTAAAAATGCAGAACGCTGTTAAATCCCACGCAGCAGAGACAGCTATTATGTGGAGAAATGTATCTTTTTTCGTTGCATTCCCAATTATTGCATTAACTGTATATTCTGTTAGTGGGATTGAAATTGAGCATGCACACCATCGTAAAAAATTGAGACAAATTCCAGATAAAAATTGGCCAATTGAATATGATTTCCAAAATGTAAGATCTAAGCCTTATTTTTGGGGTGATGGTGATAAAACATTATTTTGGAATAAA from Henningerozyma blattae CBS 6284 chromosome 4, complete genome encodes the following:
- the COX13 gene encoding cytochrome c oxidase subunit VIa (similar to Saccharomyces cerevisiae COX13 (YGL191W); ancestral locus Anc_8.151), whose amino-acid sequence is MMRNYSTLPTHALKMALKPNPAKAEQYLKMQNAVKSHAAETAIMWRNVSFFVAFPIIALTVYSVSGIEIEHAHHRKKLRQIPDKNWPIEYDFQNVRSKPYFWGDGDKTLFWNKGINRHLSGPK